A DNA window from Hydractinia symbiolongicarpus strain clone_291-10 chromosome 6, HSymV2.1, whole genome shotgun sequence contains the following coding sequences:
- the LOC130647095 gene encoding germ cell nuclear acidic protein-like isoform X2, whose amino-acid sequence MKFSVLLATLFVVSLGAPIFEDEYSTYRLAEDTIDDDNTAVETNGDESKYLAVSVSDLINDNGWGDAYGVTKKTQDDKALVTDEQNKSDYVKDRSEDESDDVDDASEDEFDDVDDAPEDDSDDVKNASEDESYDVDVVEDDVEDVSEDESDDVEDVSEDESDDVKDASEDESDDVKDASENESDDIVDTPEDKSDHIEEASEDESDHIEKASEDVSDD is encoded by the exons ATGAAATTCTCTGTGCTTTTAGCAACCTTATTTGTTGTTAGTCTTGGAGCACCTATCTTTGAag atgaATATAGTACTTACAGACTTGCTGAAGATACCATTG ATGATGACAACACAGCCGTTGAAACTAATGGAGATGAATCCAAATATTTAGCAGTAAGTGTGTCAGATCTGATAAACGATAATGGATGGGGTGACGCATATGGTGTGACCAAAAAAACGCAAGATGATAAAGCACTCGTCACTGACGAACAGAACAAGTCTGACTATGTTAAAGACAGGTCAGAAGATGAGTCCGACGATGTAGACGACGCGTCAGAAGATGAGTTTGACGATGTAGACGACGCGCCAGAAGATGACTCCGACGATGTTAAAAACGCGTCAGAAGATGAGTCCTACGATGTAGACGTTGTAGAGGACGATGTAGAAGACGTGTCAGAAGATGAGTCCGACGATGTAGAAGACGTGTCAGAAGATGAGTCCGATGATGTTAAAGACGCGTCAGAAGATGAGTCCGATGATGTTAAAGACGCGTCAGAAAATGAGTCCGATGATATTGTTGACACGCCAGAAGATAAATCCGACCATATAGAAGAGGCGTCAGAAGATGAGTCCGACCATATAGAGAAGGCGTCAGAAGATGTGTCGGACGATTGA
- the LOC130647095 gene encoding germ cell nuclear acidic protein-like isoform X1 → MKFSVLLATLFVVSLGAPIFEDEYSTYRLAEDTIGEPIYSYDDNTAVETNGDESKYLAVSVSDLINDNGWGDAYGVTKKTQDDKALVTDEQNKSDYVKDRSEDESDDVDDASEDEFDDVDDAPEDDSDDVKNASEDESYDVDVVEDDVEDVSEDESDDVEDVSEDESDDVKDASEDESDDVKDASENESDDIVDTPEDKSDHIEEASEDESDHIEKASEDVSDD, encoded by the exons ATGAAATTCTCTGTGCTTTTAGCAACCTTATTTGTTGTTAGTCTTGGAGCACCTATCTTTGAag atgaATATAGTACTTACAGACTTGCTGAAGATACCATTGGTGAGCCAATATATTCTT ATGATGACAACACAGCCGTTGAAACTAATGGAGATGAATCCAAATATTTAGCAGTAAGTGTGTCAGATCTGATAAACGATAATGGATGGGGTGACGCATATGGTGTGACCAAAAAAACGCAAGATGATAAAGCACTCGTCACTGACGAACAGAACAAGTCTGACTATGTTAAAGACAGGTCAGAAGATGAGTCCGACGATGTAGACGACGCGTCAGAAGATGAGTTTGACGATGTAGACGACGCGCCAGAAGATGACTCCGACGATGTTAAAAACGCGTCAGAAGATGAGTCCTACGATGTAGACGTTGTAGAGGACGATGTAGAAGACGTGTCAGAAGATGAGTCCGACGATGTAGAAGACGTGTCAGAAGATGAGTCCGATGATGTTAAAGACGCGTCAGAAGATGAGTCCGATGATGTTAAAGACGCGTCAGAAAATGAGTCCGATGATATTGTTGACACGCCAGAAGATAAATCCGACCATATAGAAGAGGCGTCAGAAGATGAGTCCGACCATATAGAGAAGGCGTCAGAAGATGTGTCGGACGATTGA
- the LOC130647529 gene encoding coiled-coil domain-containing protein 1-like isoform X3, producing MKFAVILATLFVVSLGAPIYKDEYNTDRLAEDAIDGDNTAVESDTHKSIDLAAQLNNGWGDSFSFSEDSEKDNSQEDASSVNDAENTSDNVEYDLNVQDASEDMLDDIDDVLEENADDLENDSENMSDDVDDASENDSNDEEGASEDEFDGAEDVQEDTIRRRVER from the exons ATGAAATTCGCTGTGATTTTAGCAACCTTATTTGTTGTCAGTCTCGGAGCGCCTATCTATAAAG ATGAATATAATACTGACAGACTTGCTGAAGATGCGATTG ATGGTGACAACACAGCTGTTGAATCGGATACACATAAATCAATTGATTTAGCAGCACAGTTAAACAATGGGTGGGGTGACTCATTTAGTTTTTCCGAAGACTCTGAAAAAGACAACTCGCAAGAAGATGCATCATCCGTCAATGATGCAGAAAATACAAGTGATAATGTTGAATACGACCTTAATGTGCAAGACGCGTCAGAAGATATGTTGGACGACATAGACGACGTGTTAGAAGAAAACGCCGACGATTTAGAAAATGATTCAGAAAATATGTCGGACGACGTAGATGACGCGTCAGAAAATGACTCCAACGATGAAGAAGGGGCGTCAGAAGATGAGTTTGACGGTGCAGAGGACGTGCAGGAAGATACAATAAGAAGGCGTGTAGAAAGATAG
- the LOC130647529 gene encoding coiled-coil domain-containing protein 1-like isoform X2, protein MKFAVILATLFVVSLGAPIYEDEYNTDRLAEDAIDGDNTAVESDTHKSIDLAAQLNNGWGDSFSFSEDSEKDNSQEDASSVNDAENTSDNVEYDLNVQDASEDMLDDIDDVLEENADDLENDSENMSDDVDDASENDSNDEEGASEDEFDGAEDVQEDTIRRRVER, encoded by the exons ATGAAATTCGCTGTGATTTTAGCAACCTTATTTGTTGTCAGTCTCGGAGCGCCGATCTATGAAG ATGAATATAATACTGACAGACTTGCTGAAGATGCGATTG ATGGTGACAACACAGCTGTTGAATCGGATACACATAAATCAATTGATTTAGCAGCACAGTTAAACAATGGGTGGGGTGACTCATTTAGTTTTTCCGAAGACTCTGAAAAAGACAACTCGCAAGAAGATGCATCATCCGTCAATGATGCAGAAAATACAAGTGATAATGTTGAATACGACCTTAATGTGCAAGACGCGTCAGAAGATATGTTGGACGACATAGACGACGTGTTAGAAGAAAACGCCGACGATTTAGAAAATGATTCAGAAAATATGTCGGACGACGTAGATGACGCGTCAGAAAATGACTCCAACGATGAAGAAGGGGCGTCAGAAGATGAGTTTGACGGTGCAGAGGACGTGCAGGAAGATACAATAAGAAGGCGTGTAGAAAGATAG
- the LOC130647529 gene encoding coiled-coil domain-containing protein 1-like isoform X1, which yields MKFAVILATLFVVSLGAPIYKDEYNTDRLAEDEIDGGNAAVESDTHKSIDLAARESDQLNNGWGDSFSFSEDSQEDASSVNDAENTSDNVEYDLDVQDASEDMLDDVDDVLEENADNLENDSEDMSDAVDDASENDSNDEEGASENESDDIEDASEDASDDVENAPEDVSDDVENALEGEFDDVGDAPEDESDD from the exons ATGAAATTCGCTGTGATTTTAGCAACCTTATTTGTTGTCAGTCTCGGAGCGCCTATCTATAAAG ATGAATATAACACTGACAGACTTGCTGAAGACGAAATTG ATGGTGGCAACGCAGCTGTTGAATCTGATACACATAAATCAATTGATTTAGCAGCACGTGAGTCAGATCAGTTAAACAATGGATGGGGTGACTCATTTAGTTTTTCCGAAGACTCGCAAGAAGATGCATCATCCGTCAATGATGCAGAAAATACAAGTGATAATGTTGAATACGACCTTGATGTGCAAGACGCGTCAGAAGATATGTTGGACGACGTAGACGACGTGTTAGAAGAAAATGCCGACAATTTAGAAAATGATTCAGAAGATATGTCGGACGCCGTAGATGACGCGTCAGAAAATGACTCCAACGATGAAGAAGGGGCGTCGGAAAATGAATCCGACGATATAGAAGACGCGTCAGAAGATGCGTCCGACGATGTAGAAAACGCGCCAGAAGATGTGTCCGACGACGTAGAAAACGCACTAGAAGGTGAATTTGACGATGTAGGAGACGCGCCAGAAGATGAGTCAGACGATTGA
- the LOC130648050 gene encoding uncharacterized protein LOC130648050, which yields MKALSGSINLPLSRLRHNTNYKHSLVVVSSLFKPAGLIIKFKPFVSFLIVTAINIYRMTERNCIKNAELTQNTYLYICERERIYTHTPVQVLLIKKENTKFYCASILVELQYEKKRLSIKSTDALRVMSRNINLLSANMIAIFTLAILGVGLSGVYGDCHAELKKFNGRPPLGAFVPKCNTDGSYQQMQCHEGYCFCVFSQSGKEVLGTRVRFSQPKTCDMTRCFKARHQMLTLSQKLIGVRVASCDENGKFEKVQCHPSTGFCWCADPDTGKAIGEATRSAPKC from the exons ATGAAAGCTCTAAGTGGGTCAATAAATTTGCCATTATCGCGTTTAAGACACAATACTAACTATAA ACATAGCTTAGTTGTAgtttcttctctttttaaacCTGCTGGATTGATTATAAAG ttTAAGCCGTTCGTTAGTTTTCTAATCGTAACTGCAATAAACATATATAGAATGACCG AGAGAAATTGCATAAAAAATGCTGAACTCACTCaaaatacatatttatatatctGCGAAAGAGAGCGTATATATACACATACACCTGTGCAGGTGTTGttgattaaaaaagaaaacactaaATTTTATTGTGCTAGCATACTTG TTGAACTTCAGTACGAAAAAAAGCGTTTGAGTATAAAAAGCACGGACGCGTTGAGAGTCATGAGTCGGAACATAAATCTATTAAGTGCCAACATGATTGCAATTTTTACTTTAGCAATTCTAGGTGTCGGCTTAAGTG gaGTTTACGGAGATTGCCATGCAGAGTTAAAAAAGTTCAATGGTCGACCACCCCTCGGTGCTTTTGTCCCAAAATGTAATACAGATGGATCTTACCAACAAATGCAATGCCATG aGGGTTACTGCTTTTGCGTTTTCTCTCAATCGGGAAAAGAAGTCCTTGGTACCAGAGTGCGATTTAGTCAGCCAAAGACTTGTGACATGACAC GCTGTTTTAAGGCCAGACATCAGATGTTAACATTATCACAGAAACTAATTGGAGTGAGAGTTGCATCATGCGACGAGAACGGTAAATTCGAGAAAGTGCAATGTCATCCAAGCACTGGTTTTTGTTGGTGCGCTGATCCAGACACCGGTAAAGCAATTGGTGAAGCAACACGATCTGCTCCCAAATGTTAA